A window of Bacillus sp. DX3.1 genomic DNA:
AATTAAAGTTATTGTCCAAAAAATAGTAGAAACCCAGTAACGTTTAGTAAAAGATCGTAGTCCAATATCCTTCCATGTTAATTGAAATGGCTTCAAAGTAATGTGATAAACCCCGAGTAGAAAAACAATTGCCATTATTAAACCAGTAAGAGTATCTGTATATAATTTATTTTGAAATAAATTACTGAAAAATTCATTAAACAAATATTCTAAGAAGAATGGTACTAAGATAAAAGTTAGGATAAGCATTAAGATGAATTCTTTCAAAGACCAATCCATCTTTTCTACTACTGAATTCTTATTACTTATCAAAGTGTTCGCCTCCCTGACCTTGGTATGTGATTATTTAATTATATAAGGTGACGTAACGTTACCTACAAGTCTTTTTTAGGGAGTGATGTTTAGTCTTACTTTTCAACAGGTGAGGTATCAAAAAAATAAATATAACCTTGTATACTCTCCGATATTATGACGAAATTAGTTTATTTAAACTAGAAGTAAAAGTAGAAAGAGGTAAAAGATAGTATTCTAAGGAAGGAACATACTAAAACTTGAGGCAAGATAAATTGGAAACACCTGTTACCTTTGATTGCAAAGAGTGAAGATAAAAATTATGCAGGTAGGATTGATGGATTCACTGCCCATGTATCTTTTATTCCAGAAGAAAAGATTGGGATCGTAATCTTGGCAAATAAAGACACCACATATTTACCGGATTGTATAGCGTATCATGTTTATGATCAAATACTTAGCCTTGAGCCGGTGGACTGGAACAAGCAACAGGGAAAAGAGTTAAAAAAATTACTTGAAGGTATTGATCAACAAGAAGAGATGGAGCCGAAACCTGATGCAGTTCCTTCTCACCCGTTATATGATTTCATAGGTCATGTTGTACATCCTGCTTATGAAAATGTAGAGATAACGGAAAAGAACGGAAAATTATATATGGAATATCGTTCGTTGGCGTTTACGTTAATTCATCATGATAATGATATATTCCAAGCGGAAGAAACCTGATTTTGGGTTTCGGTTTCTACGAATGAAGAAGGTGAGATTTATAGTCTTCAGATGCCGCTAGAACCTATTGTTTGAGAAATTATTTTTATCAAACAATAAAATTCGCTGTACTTTTTATTTGTTAGTCGAATGGATGATAGTTGTGCTGTAGTAAATGAGAAAAGGATAGATGAAAATGATCTGTTTTCATCTATCCTTTATTCGTTATATTTTATAGAGGAGGTAAATCAATCTTTCCTTCTTCAAATAATTCTTTAATCATATGCTTCGTATAACCGGCAGCTTGGGCAAATGTGATTTTCGCAGGCATCGGGGCTTCGTTTACATCGACCACAACATCGATAATACACGGTTTATCTTGCTTTACTGCTTTTTCAAAAGCAGGGAGTAATTCATCAATATGTTCGACACGGTAACCAACTCCGCCGCATGCTTCTGCATATTTTGCGAAATCAGGATTTGTTAAGTCTGTACCAAATTCAATATTTCCCATCACTTCTTGTTCGAACTTAATCATAGCAATTTTGTGGTTGTTTAAGACAACGACAACAATGGGTAGTTTATATTTAACGGCTGTGACAAAGTCGTTCATTGTCATACCAAATCCACCATCACCGCATATTGCGAAGACTTGTTTATCAGGATACGCAATTTGCCCAGCTAGTGCCCCAGGTAGTCCGCAACCGAGTGTCGCGAGCCAGCTGGAGATGATAAATTGCTGGTTCGTCATTCGAAAATGACGTGCAGCCCACACTGTTACATTTCCGACATCAACGGATAAAATTGCATCATCATTTGCCACGTGCTGCAGTGCATGCATGACTCTTTGTGGTTTGATTGGAGTAGAAGAGTCTTCTTCTTGATTATGCAATTTTTCTTCCCATTTTTTCATGAGTTCTTGATGATGTTCTAAGAAAGAACGATTGCTATGCTTTTCAACATTTTGTGTGAACCACTTCAACGTTTTATCGGCGTCTCCAGCCAGCCCAATATCAGTTGGATAACGTTTTCCGATTTGTGCAGGATCCGTATCGATATGAAGTGTTTTTGCTTTTTCTGGTAAGAACCCTGTGAAAGGATAAGAAGTACCGACCATGATTAATGTATCCGCATGCTGCATTGCTTCATAGGCAGGTTTTGTTCCGATTAATCCTAGCCCACCGATACAAAGAGGGTGTTCATCTGGAATGATACCTTTTGCTGGAAGTGTTAAGACGATTGGTGCACCAATATGCTCGGCGAATGTCAGTAAAGACTCTTTCGCATGTTTCGCTCCTTTCCCAGCTAAAATAACAGGTTTCTTTGCCTCGTTTAATGCCAATGATGCCAATTTTAAATCCTGTTCTTGCGGAAATAGTTCAGGTAATGTAAAAGAAGAACTTGTTACACGTGCGCCAGCTTCCACTTCAAACTTCGGCACATCATCTGGAATTGTAAGAACAGATACACCTTTTTTCGTATACGCCATACGAATGGCTTGGTTTACAACGGCTGGAAGTTGCTCGGCTGACATGATGCGTTGGTTATATACAGCTACATCATCAAACATTCTTTCTAAATTCACTTCTTGGAAAAATCCGGTACCGAGTAAATCAGATTCAATTTGACCCGTAATCGCAAGAACAGGTGCTTGATCTAGTTTTGCATCATATAATCCATTCAATAAGTGAATGGCCCCAGGCCCAGCAATCGCCATGCATACCCCAAGTTTTCCTGTTAATTTTGCATAAGAAGCAGCTGCTAGAGCACCAGCTTCTTCATGGCGAACTTGAATAAATTTTATTTTATCTTGTGCTTTGCGAAGCGGTTCAATAATGGAATTAATTGAATCGCCAGGCATACCATATACGTGGTCAACGCCCCACTCAATTAATAAATCAACAAGAACTTCACCGGCAGTTTTTCGAAACATGATAGTTCCTCCTTACATACTGAGATACTATTATGTTTCGGAAAAAA
This region includes:
- a CDS encoding DUF3471 domain-containing protein, which produces MIAKSEDKNYAGRIDGFTAHVSFIPEEKIGIVILANKDTTYLPDCIAYHVYDQILSLEPVDWNKQQGKELKKLLEGIDQQEEMEPKPDAVPSHPLYDFIGHVVHPAYENVEITEKNGKLYMEYRSLAFTLIHHDNDIFQAEET
- a CDS encoding pyruvate oxidase, with product MFRKTAGEVLVDLLIEWGVDHVYGMPGDSINSIIEPLRKAQDKIKFIQVRHEEAGALAAASYAKLTGKLGVCMAIAGPGAIHLLNGLYDAKLDQAPVLAITGQIESDLLGTGFFQEVNLERMFDDVAVYNQRIMSAEQLPAVVNQAIRMAYTKKGVSVLTIPDDVPKFEVEAGARVTSSSFTLPELFPQEQDLKLASLALNEAKKPVILAGKGAKHAKESLLTFAEHIGAPIVLTLPAKGIIPDEHPLCIGGLGLIGTKPAYEAMQHADTLIMVGTSYPFTGFLPEKAKTLHIDTDPAQIGKRYPTDIGLAGDADKTLKWFTQNVEKHSNRSFLEHHQELMKKWEEKLHNQEEDSSTPIKPQRVMHALQHVANDDAILSVDVGNVTVWAARHFRMTNQQFIISSWLATLGCGLPGALAGQIAYPDKQVFAICGDGGFGMTMNDFVTAVKYKLPIVVVVLNNHKIAMIKFEQEVMGNIEFGTDLTNPDFAKYAEACGGVGYRVEHIDELLPAFEKAVKQDKPCIIDVVVDVNEAPMPAKITFAQAAGYTKHMIKELFEEGKIDLPPL